From Streptomyces sp. CMB-StM0423, a single genomic window includes:
- a CDS encoding segregation and condensation protein A: protein MDDRHDDPQRPARTARRSLGRGPGGAATPTKPAPRPVEPDPVREPYPEPMPLPQPEPAPVPGPPMPIPGPAPRPDEPGPAPGRPDPEPETEPAPAGPGGAEQAAEPAPEPDRDPGPEAGREPEPGPAPGRVPEPANAPEPAAESRPAAAPASAPETGEGPGDDPDDGAFRVRLANFEGPFDLLLQLISKHKLDVTEVSLHRVTDDFMAHIRAMGPDWDLDQTTEFLVVAATLLDLKAARLLPAAEVEDEEDLALLEARDLLFARLLQYRAYKEIAGIFHRRLEEESQRHPRTVGLEPHHAELLPEVVISIGPEGFARLAVKAMQPKPVPQVYVDHIHAPLVSVQEQAQVVVSRLREHGSVSFQELIADAPDPLTVVARFLALLELYRERAVALDQEGALEPLTVRWTGREDAVPVVTDEFDTAPGDADAADGDQGEGEDER, encoded by the coding sequence ATGGACGACAGGCACGACGACCCGCAGCGCCCGGCGCGTACCGCCCGGCGCTCCCTCGGTCGCGGCCCCGGGGGCGCCGCGACGCCCACCAAGCCCGCACCACGGCCCGTGGAACCGGATCCGGTGCGGGAGCCGTACCCCGAGCCGATGCCCCTGCCGCAGCCGGAACCGGCGCCCGTGCCGGGGCCGCCGATGCCCATCCCGGGCCCCGCCCCGCGGCCCGACGAGCCGGGCCCGGCGCCGGGCCGGCCCGACCCCGAGCCGGAGACCGAGCCCGCACCGGCGGGACCCGGCGGCGCGGAGCAGGCGGCGGAGCCGGCCCCGGAACCCGACCGGGACCCCGGGCCCGAAGCCGGTCGCGAGCCCGAACCGGGTCCCGCACCCGGCCGCGTACCAGAACCGGCCAACGCCCCGGAGCCCGCCGCCGAGTCCCGTCCCGCGGCCGCCCCCGCAAGCGCGCCCGAGACCGGCGAGGGGCCCGGCGACGACCCCGACGACGGTGCCTTCCGGGTCCGGCTCGCCAACTTCGAGGGTCCCTTCGACCTCCTCCTCCAGCTCATCTCCAAGCACAAGCTGGACGTCACCGAGGTCTCCCTGCACCGCGTCACCGACGACTTCATGGCCCACATCCGCGCCATGGGCCCCGACTGGGACCTCGACCAGACCACCGAGTTCCTCGTCGTCGCCGCCACCCTCCTCGACCTCAAGGCCGCCCGCCTGCTGCCGGCCGCAGAGGTCGAGGACGAGGAGGACCTCGCGCTGCTGGAGGCTCGCGACCTGCTGTTCGCGCGGCTGCTGCAGTACCGGGCGTACAAGGAGATAGCGGGCATCTTCCACCGCCGGCTGGAGGAGGAGTCGCAGCGCCACCCCCGTACCGTCGGGCTGGAGCCGCACCATGCGGAGCTGCTGCCCGAGGTGGTCATCAGCATCGGCCCGGAGGGCTTCGCCAGGCTCGCGGTCAAGGCGATGCAGCCCAAGCCCGTGCCCCAGGTCTACGTCGACCACATCCACGCCCCGCTCGTCAGCGTCCAGGAACAGGCGCAGGTCGTCGTCTCCCGGCTGCGCGAGCACGGCTCGGTCAGCTTCCAGGAGCTGATCGCCGACGCCCCCGACCCGCTGACCGTCGTCGCCCGGTTCCTGGCGCTGCTGGAGCTGTACCGGGAGCGGGCGGTCGCCCTCGACCAGGAGGGGGCGCTGGAACCGCTGACGGTGCGGTGGACGGGGCGGGAGGATGCGGTGCCGGTGGTCACCGACGAGTTCGACACGGCGCCCGGCGACGCGGACGCGGCCGACGGCGACCAAGGCGAAGGCGAGGACGAGCGATGA
- the cmk gene encoding (d)CMP kinase, whose translation MDSAARAQRAPVIVAIDGPAGTGKSSTSRAVAARLGLRYLDTGAQYRAAAWWMLGNGVDVADAAAIAAAAEKPQIVSGTDPGTPTITVDGADAAGPIRTQEVTAAVSAVSAVPEVRTRITALQRSIAAEAAKSGGIVVEGRDIGTTVLPDADVKVFLTASEEVRAARRSGELKGQEARDLAATQASLARRDAADSGRKVSPLARAADAIEVDTTELTLEQVIQCVVTLVEEKQQGR comes from the coding sequence GTGGACAGCGCTGCCAGGGCCCAGCGGGCCCCCGTGATCGTCGCCATCGACGGCCCCGCAGGGACGGGCAAGTCGAGCACGTCCCGGGCGGTCGCCGCCCGGCTCGGGCTGCGCTACCTGGACACCGGCGCCCAGTACCGGGCCGCCGCCTGGTGGATGCTGGGCAACGGGGTGGACGTGGCCGACGCCGCCGCGATCGCCGCCGCCGCGGAGAAGCCGCAGATCGTCTCAGGTACGGACCCGGGGACGCCCACCATCACCGTCGACGGCGCGGACGCCGCGGGCCCGATCCGTACCCAGGAGGTCACCGCCGCGGTCAGCGCCGTCAGCGCGGTCCCGGAGGTGCGGACGCGGATCACCGCGCTGCAGCGGTCGATCGCGGCCGAGGCCGCGAAGAGCGGCGGCATCGTGGTCGAGGGCCGGGACATCGGCACGACGGTGCTGCCGGACGCGGACGTGAAGGTCTTCCTCACCGCCTCTGAGGAGGTACGGGCCGCGCGCCGCAGCGGCGAGCTGAAGGGCCAGGAGGCCCGCGACCTGGCCGCTACGCAGGCGTCGCTGGCCCGGCGCGACGCCGCGGACTCCGGCCGCAAGGTCTCGCCGCTCGCCAGGGCCGCGGACGCCATCGAGGTGGACACGACGGAGCTGACCCTGGAGCAGGTCATCCAGTGCGTCGTGACCCTCGTCGAAGAGAAGCAGCAGGGTCGGTGA
- a CDS encoding prephenate dehydrogenase, which produces MRTALVIGTGLIGTSAALALSRRGVTVHLQDEDADQARTAASLGAGTDQPPAGPVDLAVVAVPPALTGRTLADAQRRGAARGYLDVASVKGGPRRTLEELGGDLSSYIGSHPMAGSERSGPLAASAELFEGRPWVLSPAETTDTEVLNLALELVALCRAVPVVMDADAHDRAVALVSHTPQLVSSMVAARLRDAEEAAVRLCGQGIRDVTRIAASDPAMWIDILSANPGPVAEVLAEVAADLDETVRALRALQAADDAKRRTGAAGIEDVLRRGSAGRERVPGKHGAAPADYETVTVLIGDRPGELARIFADAGAAGVNIEDVRIEHATGQQAGRVQLMVEPPAAHALTAALRERGWPLRQ; this is translated from the coding sequence GTGCGTACCGCCCTCGTCATCGGCACCGGCCTCATCGGCACCTCCGCCGCCCTGGCGCTGTCCCGCAGAGGTGTCACGGTCCATCTCCAGGACGAGGACGCCGACCAGGCCCGTACCGCCGCGTCCCTCGGGGCCGGCACCGACCAGCCGCCCGCCGGGCCCGTGGACCTCGCCGTCGTCGCCGTGCCGCCCGCGCTCACCGGCCGCACCCTCGCCGACGCCCAGCGCCGCGGCGCGGCCCGCGGCTACCTCGACGTCGCCAGCGTCAAGGGCGGCCCCCGCCGCACCCTGGAGGAGCTGGGCGGCGACCTCAGCAGCTACATCGGCAGCCACCCCATGGCCGGCAGCGAGCGCTCGGGACCGCTGGCCGCCTCCGCGGAGCTGTTCGAGGGCCGCCCCTGGGTGCTGAGCCCGGCGGAGACCACCGACACCGAGGTGCTGAACCTCGCGCTGGAGCTGGTCGCGCTCTGCCGCGCCGTGCCCGTGGTGATGGACGCGGACGCCCACGACCGCGCGGTCGCGCTCGTCTCGCACACCCCGCAGCTCGTCTCCAGCATGGTCGCCGCGCGGCTCCGGGACGCCGAGGAGGCCGCGGTCCGGCTGTGCGGGCAGGGCATCAGGGACGTCACGCGCATCGCGGCCTCCGACCCGGCGATGTGGATCGACATCCTCTCCGCCAATCCGGGCCCGGTCGCCGAGGTGCTGGCCGAGGTCGCCGCCGACCTCGACGAGACGGTACGGGCGCTGCGCGCGCTGCAGGCCGCCGACGACGCCAAGCGCCGCACCGGCGCGGCCGGCATCGAGGACGTGCTGCGCCGCGGCAGCGCCGGGCGCGAGCGGGTGCCCGGCAAGCACGGCGCCGCCCCCGCGGACTACGAGACCGTCACCGTGCTCATCGGCGACCGGCCCGGCGAGCTGGCCCGGATCTTCGCCGACGCGGGCGCGGCCGGGGTCAACATCGAGGACGTCCGCATCGAGCACGCCACCGGCCAGCAGGCCGGGCGGGTGCAGCTCATGGTCGAGCCGCCGGCAGCGCACGCGCTCACCGCCGCGCTGCGGGAGCGCGGGTGGCCGCTGAGGCAGTGA
- a CDS encoding lysophospholipid acyltransferase family protein, giving the protein MSAPVMHGYFKPRILGAWRMPASGPVILAGNHSHNVDGPLLMGTSPRPVHFLIKQEAFVGIVGWYLRNIGQVAIDRTTVDRGAITRALGVLDEGGVLGIFPEGSRGEGDFSSIRAGLAYFAVRSGAPVVPVAVLGTAERRSRMVKALPPVRSHVDIVFGEPFQAGSPDGRRTRKAMDEATLRIQDRLTSHLAAARRDTGR; this is encoded by the coding sequence ATGTCCGCGCCCGTCATGCACGGCTACTTCAAGCCGCGGATACTGGGCGCCTGGCGGATGCCCGCGAGCGGGCCCGTGATCCTGGCCGGGAACCACTCCCACAACGTCGACGGCCCGCTGCTCATGGGCACCTCGCCGCGTCCCGTGCACTTCCTGATCAAGCAGGAGGCGTTCGTCGGGATCGTCGGCTGGTACCTGCGCAACATCGGCCAGGTGGCCATCGACCGCACCACGGTCGACCGGGGCGCGATCACCCGCGCGCTGGGCGTCCTGGACGAGGGCGGGGTGCTCGGGATCTTCCCGGAGGGCAGCAGGGGAGAGGGCGACTTCTCCTCGATCCGCGCGGGCCTCGCGTACTTCGCGGTGCGCTCCGGTGCCCCGGTGGTGCCGGTCGCGGTGCTCGGCACGGCGGAACGGCGCAGCCGCATGGTCAAGGCGCTGCCGCCGGTGCGCTCCCACGTGGACATCGTCTTCGGCGAGCCCTTCCAGGCCGGGTCGCCTGACGGGCGGCGTACCCGCAAGGCGATGGACGAGGCGACGCTGCGCATCCAGGACCGGCTGACGTCGCACCTGGCCGCCGCCAGGCGCGACACTGGCCGCTAG
- a CDS encoding ParA family protein: MNESTFAPGGGRPGTPARGHGPSGVEAPVGSVAVHTFSAHAHQGGNVYQSMDGHHVNAMTGSQSGGEDTTRLAASATSDFEDLSEGHFYDPDADYEPDPEYAATLAPDAARQRRERIGPTGRPLPYFPIPGPVTDHGPAKVIAMCNQKGGVGKTTSAINLGAALAEYGRRVLLVDFDPQGALSVGLGVNPMELDLTVYNLLMERGMSADEVLLKTAVPNMDLLPSNIDLSAAEVQLVSEVAREQTLQRALKPLLPEYDYVVIDCQPSLGLLTVNALTAAHKVIVPLECEFFALRGVALLTETIEKVQERLNPDLELDGILATMYDSRTVHSREVLARVVEAFDDHVYHTVIGRTVRFPETTVAGEPITSYASNSVGAAAYRQLAREVLARCHAE; encoded by the coding sequence GTGAATGAGTCGACATTTGCTCCCGGGGGTGGTCGTCCAGGCACGCCTGCGCGGGGCCACGGTCCCTCGGGGGTGGAGGCGCCTGTCGGCTCCGTCGCCGTCCACACCTTCTCGGCACACGCACACCAGGGCGGAAACGTATACCAGAGCATGGACGGTCATCACGTGAACGCCATGACCGGCAGCCAGAGCGGCGGCGAGGACACCACACGTCTCGCCGCATCCGCCACCTCCGACTTCGAGGACCTGTCAGAAGGTCACTTCTACGATCCGGACGCGGACTACGAGCCGGATCCCGAGTACGCCGCGACGCTCGCCCCGGACGCCGCCCGGCAGCGCCGGGAGCGCATCGGTCCCACGGGCCGCCCGCTGCCGTACTTCCCCATCCCGGGCCCGGTCACCGACCACGGCCCGGCGAAGGTCATCGCCATGTGCAACCAGAAGGGCGGCGTCGGCAAGACCACGTCGGCCATCAACCTGGGCGCGGCGCTGGCCGAGTATGGCCGCCGCGTGCTGCTCGTGGACTTCGACCCGCAGGGCGCGCTCTCCGTCGGCCTCGGGGTCAACCCGATGGAGCTGGACCTCACGGTCTACAACCTGCTCATGGAGCGGGGCATGTCGGCCGACGAGGTGCTGCTCAAGACGGCCGTGCCCAACATGGACCTGCTGCCCAGCAACATCGATCTCTCCGCCGCCGAGGTGCAGTTGGTGAGCGAGGTGGCGCGGGAGCAGACGCTTCAGCGCGCGCTGAAGCCGCTGCTGCCCGAGTACGACTACGTCGTCATCGACTGCCAGCCGTCGCTGGGTCTGCTCACGGTCAACGCACTGACCGCGGCGCACAAGGTGATCGTGCCGCTGGAGTGCGAGTTCTTCGCGCTGCGCGGCGTCGCGCTGCTCACCGAGACGATCGAGAAGGTCCAGGAGCGGCTCAACCCCGACCTGGAGCTGGACGGCATCCTCGCCACGATGTACGACTCGCGGACGGTGCACAGCCGCGAGGTGCTGGCGCGCGTCGTCGAGGCATTCGACGACCACGTCTACCACACGGTCATCGGGCGCACCGTCCGGTTCCCCGAGACCACCGTGGCCGGCGAGCCCATCACGTCGTACGCCTCGAACTCCGTGGGCGCGGCCGCCTACCGCCAGCTCGCCAGGGAGGTGCTCGCCCGGTGCCACGCCGAGTGA
- the der gene encoding ribosome biogenesis GTPase Der yields MSETGISPEEGPDGAAHGDEHGELGDAEYAEFMELAAEEGFDLDEVEGDLARAGHGPLPVVAVVGRPNVGKSTLVNRIIGRREAVVEDRPGVTRDRVSYEAEWAGRRFKVVDTGGWEQDVLGIHASVAAQAEYAVEAADAVVFVVDTQTGATDTDEAVVKMLRRAGKPVVLCANKVDGQSGESEAAYLWSLGLGEPHPVSALHGRGTGDMLDAVLDALPDAPAQSFAGGLGGPRRVALIGRPNVGKSSMLNKVAQEDRVVVDDVAGTTRDPVDELIELGGRTWRFVDTAGIRRRVHLQEGADYYASLRTAAALEKAEVAVVLVDAGETLTVQDTRIISMAVDAGRALVIAYNKWDLLDEERRFYLEREIERDLVQVQWAPRVNVSARTGRHMEKLVPALEAALAGWETRVPTGRLNAFLGELVAGQPHPVRGGKQPRILFGTQAGTRPPRFVLFASGFIEANYRRFIERRLREEFGFEGSPIRISVRVREKRGRKK; encoded by the coding sequence ATGAGCGAGACCGGCATCTCCCCGGAGGAGGGCCCGGACGGCGCGGCCCACGGCGACGAGCACGGGGAGCTGGGCGACGCCGAGTACGCCGAGTTCATGGAACTGGCCGCCGAGGAGGGCTTCGACCTCGACGAGGTCGAGGGCGACCTCGCGCGGGCCGGGCACGGCCCGCTGCCCGTGGTGGCCGTTGTGGGCCGGCCGAACGTCGGCAAGTCGACTCTGGTGAACCGCATCATCGGCCGCCGCGAGGCCGTCGTGGAGGACCGTCCCGGCGTCACCCGCGACCGGGTGTCGTACGAGGCCGAGTGGGCGGGCCGCCGCTTCAAGGTGGTCGACACCGGCGGCTGGGAGCAGGACGTCCTCGGCATCCACGCCTCCGTCGCGGCGCAGGCCGAGTACGCGGTGGAGGCCGCGGACGCGGTGGTCTTCGTCGTGGACACGCAGACGGGCGCCACGGACACCGACGAGGCCGTCGTGAAGATGCTGCGCCGGGCCGGCAAGCCGGTGGTGCTCTGCGCCAACAAGGTCGACGGGCAGTCGGGCGAGTCGGAGGCGGCGTACCTGTGGTCGCTGGGCCTCGGCGAGCCCCACCCGGTCTCCGCGCTGCACGGCCGCGGCACCGGCGACATGCTCGACGCCGTGCTCGACGCGCTGCCGGACGCGCCCGCGCAGTCGTTCGCAGGCGGGCTCGGCGGCCCGCGCCGGGTGGCGCTCATCGGGCGGCCGAACGTCGGCAAGTCGTCGATGCTCAACAAGGTCGCCCAGGAGGACCGCGTCGTCGTGGACGACGTCGCGGGCACCACCCGGGACCCGGTGGACGAGCTGATCGAACTGGGCGGGAGGACCTGGCGCTTCGTCGACACGGCGGGTATCCGGCGGCGGGTCCACCTCCAGGAGGGCGCCGACTACTACGCCTCCCTGCGCACCGCCGCCGCGCTGGAGAAGGCGGAGGTCGCGGTCGTCCTCGTGGACGCGGGCGAGACGCTGACCGTGCAGGACACCCGGATCATCTCCATGGCCGTCGACGCCGGGCGGGCGCTGGTCATCGCGTACAACAAGTGGGACCTGCTGGACGAGGAGCGCCGCTTCTACCTGGAGCGCGAGATCGAGCGCGACCTGGTGCAGGTGCAGTGGGCGCCGCGGGTCAACGTCTCGGCCCGTACCGGACGGCACATGGAGAAGCTGGTGCCGGCGCTGGAGGCGGCGCTGGCGGGCTGGGAGACGCGGGTGCCGACCGGCAGGCTCAACGCCTTCCTCGGCGAGCTGGTGGCCGGGCAGCCGCACCCGGTGCGCGGCGGCAAGCAGCCGCGGATCCTCTTCGGCACCCAGGCGGGCACCCGGCCGCCGCGGTTCGTGCTCTTCGCCTCGGGGTTCATCGAGGCGAACTACCGGCGCTTCATCGAGCGGCGGCTGCGCGAGGAGTTCGGCTTCGAGGGCAGCCCGATCCGGATCTCGGTACGGGTGCGGGAGAAGCGGGGCCGCAAGAAGTAG
- a CDS encoding LysM peptidoglycan-binding domain-containing protein has protein sequence MPFPKGDIRATRSDRTTSEAGTTISASRTRSTRGTRGTRRNAAVVTGAAALLTPLALLAAAAPAGAADGGVWDRIAQCESGGDWAVNTGNGYYGGLQFAASTWEAYGGTAYAATADQASREQQIAVATKVQAAQGWGAWPHCSVQAGASGGAPAVAQPEQQEQEQPAEQPRTEQRADRGEGQRQPVKRGDGNYTVKSGDTLSRIADAHGTPWREVYEANRDVIGADPDVILPGQRLHV, from the coding sequence ATGCCTTTCCCGAAGGGCGACATACGCGCCACCCGCAGTGACCGTACGACCAGTGAGGCAGGCACCACCATCAGCGCCAGCAGGACACGCAGCACACGCGGCACGCGCGGCACCCGCCGGAACGCCGCCGTCGTCACCGGAGCCGCCGCGCTCCTCACCCCCCTCGCGCTCCTCGCCGCCGCCGCGCCCGCGGGCGCCGCGGACGGCGGGGTGTGGGATCGCATCGCGCAGTGCGAGAGCGGCGGCGACTGGGCCGTCAACACCGGCAACGGGTACTACGGCGGGCTGCAGTTCGCCGCCTCCACCTGGGAGGCGTACGGCGGCACCGCCTACGCGGCCACCGCGGACCAAGCCAGCCGGGAGCAGCAGATCGCCGTCGCCACCAAGGTGCAGGCCGCGCAGGGCTGGGGCGCCTGGCCGCACTGCTCCGTCCAGGCCGGCGCGTCGGGCGGGGCACCCGCGGTGGCGCAGCCCGAGCAGCAGGAGCAGGAGCAGCCCGCCGAGCAGCCCCGCACGGAGCAGCGGGCGGACCGCGGCGAGGGGCAGCGGCAGCCGGTGAAGCGCGGCGACGGCAACTACACCGTCAAGTCCGGCGACACGCTCAGCCGCATCGCCGACGCGCACGGCACGCCGTGGCGCGAGGTATACGAGGCCAACCGCGACGTCATCGGCGCCGACCCGGACGTCATCCTGCCGGGCCAGCGCCTGCACGTCTGA
- a CDS encoding ABC transporter ATP-binding protein, translating into MTVEIALHRARVRYGPLEALHGVDLPVPAGRLTVLLGRNGSGRTTALRALAGTVPLAAGRVVWRGADVTRMPAYARARRGLSLTPEVRAVFGSLTVAENLRLAAPGGDTGPALAAYPELERLLAHRAGTLSGGEQRMLAVARALLSPARLVLLDEPGQGMSAAVAARTHELLGGLAATVVVAEQSLPPGLAAAATVVHELRRGNVVFSGEPAEVGAPWHTAAR; encoded by the coding sequence GTGACCGTCGAGATCGCCCTCCACCGCGCCCGCGTCCGCTACGGCCCGCTGGAGGCCCTGCACGGCGTCGACCTCCCCGTGCCCGCCGGCCGGCTCACCGTGCTGCTCGGCCGCAACGGCTCCGGCCGGACGACCGCACTGCGCGCCCTCGCCGGCACCGTGCCGCTGGCGGCAGGGCGCGTGGTGTGGCGCGGCGCGGACGTCACGCGGATGCCCGCGTACGCCCGCGCCCGCCGCGGCCTTTCGCTGACCCCCGAGGTACGCGCCGTCTTCGGCTCGCTGACCGTCGCGGAGAACCTGCGGCTCGCCGCCCCCGGCGGCGACACCGGCCCCGCGCTCGCCGCGTACCCGGAGCTGGAGCGCCTGCTGGCGCACCGCGCCGGCACCCTCTCGGGCGGCGAGCAGCGGATGCTGGCCGTCGCCCGCGCGCTGCTGTCCCCCGCCCGGCTCGTCCTGCTCGACGAGCCGGGCCAGGGGATGTCGGCCGCGGTGGCGGCCCGTACGCACGAACTGCTCGGCGGGCTCGCCGCCACCGTCGTCGTCGCGGAGCAGAGCCTGCCGCCCGGCCTTGCGGCCGCGGCGACGGTGGTGCACGAACTCCGTCGCGGCAACGTGGTGTTCAGCGGCGAGCCCGCCGAAGTGGGGGCGCCGTGGCACACGGCCGCCCGCTGA
- the scpB gene encoding SMC-Scp complex subunit ScpB, whose amino-acid sequence MSDAVADVPDMPDVADAADVPETAAAAGQPEKEPEKEAAAKEPEASPTAGLPLRPALEAVLMVVDEPVTAEHLAKVLDRRPREVSDALRELSDEYTVQGRGFDLRHVAGGWRFYTRAAYAPAVEGFVLDGQQSRLTQAALETLAVVAYRQPVSRSRVSAVRGVNCDGVMRTLLQRGLIAEAGTEDGTGAILYRTTNYFLERMGLRGLDELPELAPFLPDADAVEGESQEGVPSFDVDDDT is encoded by the coding sequence ATGAGCGACGCAGTGGCGGACGTGCCGGACATGCCGGACGTGGCTGACGCGGCCGACGTGCCGGAGACGGCAGCCGCGGCCGGCCAGCCGGAGAAGGAGCCGGAGAAGGAGGCGGCGGCGAAGGAGCCGGAGGCGAGCCCCACCGCCGGACTCCCGCTGCGCCCGGCTCTCGAAGCCGTCCTCATGGTCGTCGACGAGCCCGTCACCGCCGAGCACCTCGCCAAGGTCCTCGACCGCCGCCCCCGCGAGGTCTCCGACGCCCTGCGCGAGCTGTCCGACGAGTACACCGTCCAGGGCCGCGGCTTCGACCTGCGCCACGTCGCCGGCGGCTGGCGCTTCTACACCCGCGCCGCGTACGCGCCCGCCGTCGAGGGCTTCGTCCTCGACGGCCAGCAGTCCCGCCTCACCCAGGCCGCGCTGGAGACCCTCGCGGTCGTCGCGTACCGCCAGCCCGTCTCCCGCTCCCGCGTCTCCGCCGTCCGCGGAGTCAACTGCGACGGCGTCATGCGCACGCTGCTCCAGCGCGGGCTTATCGCCGAGGCGGGCACGGAGGACGGAACAGGTGCGATCCTGTACAGGACGACGAACTACTTCCTGGAGCGGATGGGCCTGCGCGGCCTGGACGAGCTCCCCGAGCTGGCCCCGTTCCTCCCGGACGCGGACGCGGTGGAGGGCGAGTCCCAGGAGGGCGTCCCGTCATTCGACGTGGATGACGACACCTGA
- the ald gene encoding alanine dehydrogenase has protein sequence MKVGIPREVKNNEFRVAITPAGVHELVRHRHEVVVEQGAGVGSSIPDEEYVAAGAEILPTADAVWAAADLVLKVKEPIAEEYQRLRKGQVLFTYLHLAASRPCTDALLESGTTAIAYETVETADRQLPLLAPMSEVAGRLAPQVGAYHLMRSQGGRGVLPGGVPGVMPGQAVVIGGGVSGWNATQIAVGMGFHVTLLDTDVRKLREADKVFGTKVRTLASNAYALGQAVVEADLVIGAVLIPGAKAPKLVDNELVSRMKPGSVLVDIAIDQGGCFADSRPTTHAEPAFRVHESVFYCVANMPGAVPNTSTYALTNATLPYIVKLANLGWRAALRADPALALGLNTHEGQVVYGPVAEAHGLPATELARVLG, from the coding sequence GTGAAGGTCGGCATTCCACGCGAGGTCAAGAACAACGAGTTCCGGGTGGCCATCACGCCCGCCGGAGTCCACGAGCTGGTCCGCCACCGCCACGAGGTCGTCGTGGAGCAGGGCGCGGGCGTCGGCTCGTCCATCCCCGACGAGGAGTACGTCGCGGCCGGCGCGGAGATCCTGCCCACGGCCGACGCCGTGTGGGCCGCGGCGGACCTGGTGCTGAAGGTCAAGGAGCCGATCGCGGAGGAGTACCAGCGCCTCCGCAAGGGCCAGGTGCTCTTCACCTACCTCCACCTCGCCGCCTCCCGCCCGTGCACCGACGCGCTGCTGGAGTCCGGCACCACCGCCATCGCGTACGAGACGGTGGAGACGGCCGACCGGCAACTGCCGCTGCTCGCCCCGATGTCGGAGGTCGCCGGCCGGCTCGCGCCCCAGGTCGGCGCGTACCACCTGATGCGCTCGCAGGGCGGCCGCGGCGTGCTGCCGGGCGGCGTGCCCGGCGTGATGCCGGGGCAGGCGGTCGTGATCGGCGGCGGTGTCTCCGGCTGGAACGCCACGCAGATCGCCGTCGGCATGGGCTTCCACGTCACGCTGCTCGACACCGACGTGCGCAAGCTGCGCGAGGCGGACAAGGTCTTCGGCACGAAGGTGCGCACCCTCGCCTCCAACGCCTACGCCCTCGGACAGGCGGTCGTGGAAGCCGACCTGGTGATCGGCGCCGTGCTCATTCCGGGCGCGAAGGCGCCCAAGCTCGTCGACAACGAGCTGGTGTCGCGGATGAAGCCGGGAAGTGTCCTTGTCGACATCGCGATCGATCAGGGCGGCTGCTTCGCGGATTCGCGTCCGACCACGCATGCGGAGCCGGCTTTCCGGGTGCACGAATCGGTCTTCTACTGCGTCGCCAACATGCCCGGCGCGGTGCCCAACACGTCCACGTACGCGCTGACCAACGCCACGCTCCCGTACATCGTCAAGCTCGCGAACCTCGGCTGGCGGGCCGCGCTGCGCGCCGATCCGGCGCTCGCGCTGGGCCTCAACACCCACGAAGGCCAGGTCGTTTACGGTCCCGTAGCGGAAGCGCACGGTCTTCCGGCGACCGAACTCGCGCGCGTACTTGGCTGA
- a CDS encoding pseudouridine synthase codes for MRSSGGRNSRKPSGSDSRGAGGKRDAQQRGQGRPRSEERGRPRPEERRYEKSGAPQGERPGGPGKGGRGRGGAPARPARSREYDAQLEERARARHTKPQRALPKTFGEQEGERLQKVLARAGMGSRRACEELIDQARVEVNGRIVTEQGLRVDPEKDEIKVDGLTVATQSYLFFALNKPVGVVSSMDDPEGRQNLGDYVDNRETRLFHVGRLDTETEGIILLTNHGELAHRLTHPRYGVKKTYLAAIQGPLPRDLGKRLRNGIRLDDGYAKADDFRVVENTGKNYLVEVVLHEGRKHIVRRMLAESGFPVDKLVRTRFGPIALGDQKSGWLRRLTNTEVGMLMKEVGL; via the coding sequence ATGCGAAGCAGCGGCGGCAGGAACAGCAGGAAGCCCTCGGGCTCCGACTCCCGGGGGGCGGGCGGCAAACGCGACGCGCAACAGCGCGGGCAGGGCCGTCCCCGCTCCGAGGAGCGCGGACGCCCCCGCCCGGAGGAGCGGCGGTACGAGAAGTCCGGCGCCCCCCAGGGCGAGCGACCGGGCGGCCCGGGGAAGGGGGGCCGGGGGCGCGGCGGCGCGCCCGCCAGGCCCGCGCGCTCCCGCGAGTACGACGCGCAGTTGGAGGAGCGGGCCAGGGCCCGGCACACGAAGCCGCAGCGCGCGCTGCCGAAGACCTTCGGCGAGCAAGAGGGCGAGCGGCTGCAGAAGGTGCTGGCGCGGGCCGGCATGGGGTCGCGGCGGGCCTGCGAGGAGCTGATCGACCAGGCGCGGGTCGAGGTCAACGGGCGCATCGTCACCGAGCAGGGGCTGCGCGTCGACCCGGAGAAGGACGAGATCAAGGTCGACGGGCTGACCGTGGCCACGCAGTCGTATCTCTTCTTCGCCCTCAACAAGCCCGTCGGCGTGGTCTCCTCCATGGACGACCCGGAGGGCCGGCAGAACCTCGGCGACTACGTGGACAACCGGGAGACCCGGCTCTTCCATGTCGGCCGCCTGGACACCGAGACCGAGGGCATCATCCTGCTCACCAACCACGGCGAGCTTGCCCACCGCCTCACCCACCCCCGCTACGGCGTGAAGAAGACCTATCTCGCCGCGATCCAGGGCCCGCTCCCGCGCGACCTGGGCAAGCGGCTGAGGAACGGCATCCGGCTCGATGACGGCTACGCCAAGGCGGACGACTTCCGGGTGGTGGAGAACACCGGCAAGAACTACCTGGTCGAGGTGGTGCTGCACGAGGGGCGCAAGCACATCGTGCGGCGGATGCTCGCCGAGTCGGGCTTCCCGGTCGACAAGCTGGTGCGGACCCGCTTCGGCCCGATCGCGCTGGGCGACCAGAAGTCGGGCTGGCTGCGCCGGCTGACCAACACCGAGGTCGGGATGCTGATGAAGGAGGTCGGGCTCTGA